In Blautia wexlerae DSM 19850, a single window of DNA contains:
- the era gene encoding GTPase Era: protein MNENFKSGFVAIIGRPNVGKSTLMNHLIGQKIAITSKKPQTTRNRIQTVYTCDEGQIVFLDTPGIHKAKNKLGEYMVQVAERTLKEVDAIMWLVEPSTFIGAGERHIAEQLQGIGVPIILIINKIDTVSKEEILPAIDTYRKVCDFAEIIPCSALRGQNTQDIIGCILKYLPYGPMFYDEDTVTDQPQRQIVAEIIREKALHALDAEIPHGIAVAIDRMKTRPGKNPIVDIDATIICERESHKGIIIGKQGAMLKKIGSNARYEIERMLESKVNLKLWVKVKKDWRDSDFLIKNFGYDKKEI, encoded by the coding sequence ATGAACGAAAATTTTAAATCCGGATTTGTAGCGATTATTGGACGTCCAAACGTAGGTAAATCCACTCTGATGAATCATCTCATCGGACAGAAGATCGCTATCACATCCAAGAAACCACAGACAACCAGAAACCGTATCCAGACCGTTTATACCTGTGACGAAGGTCAGATCGTATTTCTCGATACTCCCGGTATCCACAAGGCAAAGAATAAGCTGGGAGAATATATGGTTCAGGTGGCAGAGCGAACTTTAAAAGAGGTAGATGCCATTATGTGGCTGGTAGAGCCAAGTACCTTTATCGGGGCAGGAGAGCGTCATATTGCAGAACAGCTTCAGGGAATCGGAGTGCCGATAATCCTGATCATCAACAAAATTGATACTGTATCAAAGGAAGAAATCCTTCCTGCCATTGATACCTACCGAAAAGTATGCGATTTCGCAGAGATTATCCCATGCTCCGCACTGCGTGGACAGAATACACAGGATATTATCGGTTGTATCCTGAAATATCTGCCTTACGGTCCTATGTTTTATGATGAGGATACAGTTACTGATCAGCCTCAGCGTCAGATCGTGGCTGAGATCATCCGCGAGAAAGCACTTCATGCACTGGATGCGGAAATTCCTCATGGAATCGCAGTTGCCATTGACCGGATGAAAACACGTCCGGGAAAAAATCCAATCGTGGATATTGATGCGACAATTATCTGTGAAAGAGAGTCTCACAAAGGAATTATCATCGGCAAACAGGGTGCGATGTTAAAGAAAATCGGAAGTAATGCAAGATATGAGATTGAGCGTATGCTGGAATCAAAAGTGAATCTGAAGCTTTGGGTAAAAGTAAAGAAAGACTGGAGAGACAGTGATTTCCTTATCAAGAACTTTGGTTACGATAAGAAGGAAATCTAA